The Zygosaccharomyces rouxii strain CBS732 chromosome G complete sequence genome contains a region encoding:
- the IST2 gene encoding Ist2p (weakly similar to uniprot|P38250 Saccharomyces cerevisiae YBR086C IST2), with amino-acid sequence MSGNLEQLDPNYVVAFDYSKDNVAKLVSEFQNHGLQTVTRPGHNSKTVYAFTRVDEPGVFESGEGFAEKHPSQQPSKSEKPSSSSTTGADTGVSNYDQQHAKSTTSGVDNSAGSLEKKGFAGQDRPDLSSASDGNTDISGDKKKKQGFLSEAQDTVKGQGGVQGLKDKAGKVPGADKAEGSLKKNVPGSDKLGGLGGAGGIAGAASGLSGGGSGSGAGKKGAADQAKGGLKGFNKDDLVKGGKDVLNGHKDELTEAGKKASKGDTSGLEGAGKNIGQDVAGRVDKDQLVSSGKKVFSGDKKDMLKNGKKALAKNQAENKGKEFLSGAGGAGGAGGLAGKAGLGGSNGDSSNTKEPLSKGAKSSTGGGDSTASRDAGGFVDNATAAPSGSKKGIKTDTELQGSEDDVPAGTESSMRSDAAVKGFPRDSSASPTPHDEKSAPSYTGVDTGSKNSSTSASTNEPPVPSTSVSGGRATLFAIVANFDFVQSVTPIYDVEKRKKLDATVNNLVQASTLVPTDHDLTNLEHLTRNPREILYFFYFKNYIRWLLPISLVGVVCRFFSRSVAPWEFNITYTSILIVWSLLFTSSWIYYFEPLHAKKLGKVLDVVTPSDKKLSAPHEVLYKKFVFLPVALLFAASLVAVQFLCFFIEIFVTQLYSGPFSGILALLPTALISAVVPVLTLIYNKLFVDPLVKWENGPNPKKSKTEKNYILTFLTSYVPLFITLFVYLPLGHKFTPDLQGGVASYAKKYHIPVIASDFIVDINRYKKQFFYYTVTAQIINMVLDNVVPLVLDVLVPSLAKDGNRSQSDVVAKIDSVVQSRYPQDFDLWKKVQLFHSSNYGEFDVDQNYSKLVVQFGYIAMFSIIWPLAPLIFTIIDLIIFRADLWRAFTKSKPSGNPTDLQVAKGGAHKVHVSSSPWNGILEKTTHLSFIVSVTLLLMYRYSNLPGVGLSTSLEKRDNWFKESPLVYSWPKILLAAAAAEHLALLGYLYVKDICLSYQTKFEPATLPYVKVQAKPVYSEKVDETAAIMEEVAYEPVEQPKPKNEESQQQTGTDRGASLDTSDNTFGAQSTGAGVHGDGGYSYDYDGGYAPSGERSAVGGVADDSHTKTSGYNDGYRAGYAKGFEGDHESDAFANKGSAASGFNDRYGKDTSSSGSQRRGYGKSGENNYFNDDVTAGAVGGLGVSGAAAAAASSANGVARKTGSSTRDSGSDVARSRSTKRASSHGGSSAAEKGRPSDKSSKESGRHTTSTKESNSSAQGNGKNFSAPHVVADSGSREIPAQSQGKNDLTSASKSASSKNSKAFGVAGGAAGAAGGAGLADTDRASSAKQHSNRESSYLESPTPSEDAGATLPDTIPTSKNYNSRYDKNDKPVKSAAQSEASPSASGNGDGGDIAGGAVGGGAAGGLDGLAAGAAGDLKSGKVTKESGDVGKDLKKDVGSDLKSGKLPKGADVGKDLKKDLPEDLPKDLPKDLPKDLPKDLPKDLPKDLPKDLPKDLPKDLPKDLPKDLPKDLPKDLPKDLPKDLPKDLPKDLPKDLPKDIGSELHSGGKSQAGGESGASGAFGNVAQQGGKDATQNPSVSDAMKTLDPAAVAGSVGNISKDPSAAPQEVGNLAQQGAPVVSAAGASLGKHGSSRGAAQGGKSTSGLPPEGGHGGKHASGYNANEGTHGAGEGAYTGSDKHAASRNGAGGAGFEDGGVYDTKENIDDSRYAGGSNGATHGAYGAGGADPESPAAQQFGRDVHSSKSGKTFGTAESKIDNLTGAAEQPEGTENVGAAGAADAGIQKTPQRSATKPKTDAARSKAGTPSRSKTIGHSSQAKKEAANPKAAHATEAHKGAPKDPKQRSSNPELRANQSNSTPESKGKHKSGLLHRIIKKLE; translated from the coding sequence ATGTCAGGAAACCTCGAGCAATTAGACCCCAATTACGTCGTTGCCTTTGATTATTCAAAGGACAACGTAGCTAAGTTGGTGtcagaatttcaaaaccatGGTTTACAAACGGTAACAAGACCAGGTCACAATTCAAAAACCGTCTATGCATTTACGAGGGTTGACGAGCCCGGAGTTTTTGAGAGCGGTGAAGGTTTTGCCGAAAAGCATCCATCACAGCAACCCTCGAAAAGTGAAAAGCCAAGTTCAAGTTCAACTACAGGCGCAGATACAGGTGTAAGTAATTACGATCAGCAACACGCTAAATCGACTACTTCTGGTGTTGATAATAGCGCCGGTAGTCTGGAAAAAAAGGGATTTGCTGGCCAGGACAGACCTGATTTAAGTTCCGCTTCTGATGGTAACACCGATATTTCCGGtgacaaaaagaagaagcaagGATTCTTGTCTGAAGCTCAAGACACCGTTAAGGGTCAAGGTGGTGTTCAAGGTTTAAAGGACAAAGCTGGTAAAGTTCCAGGTGCCGATAAAGCCGAAGGtagtttgaaaaagaatGTCCCAGGTAGTGATAAGTTAGGTGGACTTGGCGGTGCAGGTGGTATTGCAGGTGCTGCAAGTGGTCTCTCCGGTGGTGGATCTGGATCTGGTGCCGGTAAGAAGGGTGCAGCTGACCAAGCCAAAGGTGGCCTAAAAGGTTTTAACAAAGACGATCTAGTCAAAGGCGGTAAAGATGTTCTTAACGGTCATAAGGATGAGTTAACCGAAGCAGGTAAAAAAGCTTCTAAAGGTGATACCTCTGGTCTAGAGGGTGCAGGTAAAAATATCGGTCAAGACGTTGCTGGTAGAGTCGACAAAGATCAACTTGTAAGTAGCGGTAAAAAAGTGTTTTCGGGTGATAAAAAGGATATGTTGAAAAACGGCAAGAAGGCTCTTGCTAAAAACCAAGCTGAAAACAAAGGTAAGGAATTTCTCTCTGGTGCTGGCGGTGCTGGCGGTGCTGGCGGTCTCGCCGGTAAAGCTGGTCTAGGTGGTAGCAATGGTGATAGTAGTAATACCAAAGAACCCCTATCTAAGGGTGCAAAGAGTTCcactggtggtggtgattcCACTGCCTCAAGAGATGCTGGTGGATTTGTGGATAACGCTACTGCTGCTCCAAGTGGAAGTAAAAAGGGTATAAAGACAGATACTGAACTGCAAGGTTCGGAAGATGATGTCCCCGCTGGTACCGAGAGTAGTATGCGTTCCGATGCTGCCGTTAAAGGTTTCCCTCGTGATTCTAGTGCTTCTCCAACTCCTCACGACGAGAAATCTGCTCCTTCCTATACTGGAGTCGATACTGGTAGCAAGAACTCATCGACGAGTGCTTCCACAAATGAACCACCTGTTCCTTCTACTTCTGTAAGTGGGGGCAGAGCCACTCTTTTCGCTATCGTCGCTAATTTTGATTTCGTTCAATCTGTAACTCCAATTTACGACGtggaaaagagaaagaaattggatgCTACCGTTAATAATTTGGTTCAAGCTTCTACTTTGGTTCCAACCGACCATGATTTGACTAATTTGGAGCATCTAACGAGAAACCCCCGCGAGATTTTGTACTTCTTttatttcaagaattaTATCCGTTGGCTATTACCAATCTCGTTGGTCGGTGTCGTTTGCAGATTCTTTTCTCGTTCCGTGGCCCCATGGGAGTTTAATATCACTTACACTTCTATTTTGATTGTTTGGTCTCTATTATTCACCTCGTCTTGGATCTATTACTTCGAACCCCTTCATgctaaaaaattgggtaaagttttggatGTTGTCACTCCAAGTGACAAGAAGTTGAGTGCTCCTCATGAGgttctttacaagaagttTGTCTTCTTACCAGTTGCACTATTGTTCGCTGCTTCTTTGGTCGCTGTCCAATTTTTGTGCTTTTTTATTGAAATCTTTGTCACCCAACTGTACTCTGGTCCATTCAGCGGCATCTTGGCTCTATTGCCAACTGCTTTGATTAGCGCTGTCGTCCCAGTATTGACTTTGATCTACAACAAGTTGTTCGTGGATCCATTGGTCAAATGGGAAAATGGTCCTAACCCAAAGAAGTCAAAGACTGAGAAGAACTACATTTTAACCTTTTTGACTAGTTATGTTCCATTGTTCATTACTTTGTTTGTGTACTTACCCCTAGGTCATAAGTTCACCCCAGATTTGCAAGGTGGTGTTGCAAGTTACGCTAAGAAATACCACATTCCTGTGATTGCTTCTGATTTCATCGTTGATATCAACCGTTACAAGAAGCAATTCTTCTACTACACTGTCACTGCCCAAATCATTAACATGGTTCTAGACAACGTCGTTCCTCTAGTGTTGGACGTCTTGGTGCCATCATTGGCAAAGGATGGTAACAGAAGTCAAAGTGATGTTGTAGCTAAGATCGATTCTGTGGTTCAATCTCGTTACCCACAAGACTTTGACTTGTGGAAGAAAGTCCAATTGTTCCATTCTAGCAACTACGGTGAGTTTGACGTCGATCAAAATTACAGCAAGCTTGTGGTACAATTCGGTTATATTGCTATGTTCTCAATCATTTGGCCATTGGCTCCATTGatttttaccatcattGACTTGATTATCTTCAGAGCTGACTTGTGGAGAGCATTTACCAAGAGTAAACCTTCTGGTAACCCAACCGATTTGCAAGTCGCTAAAGGAGGTGCTCACAAAGTTCAcgtttcttcttctccttgGAATGGTATCTTGGAGAAGACCACTCACTTGAGTTTCATCGTTTCCGTCactttgttgttgatgtaCAGATACAGCAACTTGCCTGGCGTTGGATTGTCCACTAGTTTAGAAAAACGTGATAACtggttcaaagaatctCCATTAGTATATTCCTGGCCTAAGATCCTTCTtgcagcagcagctgctgAGCATTTGGCTCTGTTGGGTTACCTATATGTCAAGGATATTTGCTTATCCTATCAAACCAAGTTCGAACCTGCTACTTTACCATATGTGAAGGTCCAAGCTAAACCTGTTTACAGCGAGAAAGTCGATGAAACTGCTGCTATTATGGAAGAAGTCGCTTACGAACCTGTTGAACAACCAAAACCAAAGAACGAGGAGAGCCAACAACAGACTGGTACAGACAGAGGTGCTAGTTTGGATACTTCTGACAATACCTTCGGTGCTCAGTCTACTGGCGCTGGTGTTCACGGTGATGGTGGTTACTCTTATGATTACGATGGTGGATATGCTCCTAGTGGTGAACGTAGTGCAGTTGGTGGTGTTGCCGACGATAGTCACACTAAAACTTCTGGTTATAACGATGGTTACAGGGCTGGTTACGCTAAGGGCTTCGAAGGTGATCACGAAAGTGATGCTTTCGCCAACAAGGGTTCTGCTGCCAGTGGTTTCAACGATAGATATGGTAAGGACACATCTTCATCTGGTTCACAGCGTAGGGGTTATGGAAAATCTGGTGAAAACAACTACTTCAATGATGACGTGACTGCTGGTGCTGTAGGTGGATTAGGTGTCAGTGGAGCCGCTGCTGCCGCTGCTTCTTCCGCTAACGGTGTCGCTCGTAAGACAGGTTCCTCCACTCGTGACAGTGGTTCTGATGTAGCTCGTAGCCGTAGCACAAAGAGAGCCAGCTCTCACGGTGGTAGTTCTGCTGCTGAAAAGGGCCGTCCATCTGATAAGTCCTCGAAAGAATCTGGCAGACATACAACTTCTACGAAAGAATCGAACTCGTCTGCTCAAGGTAATGGTAAGAACTTCTCTGCTCCTCATGTGGTTGCTGACTCTGGCTCTAGAGAAATTCCAGCACAATCCCAAGGTAAAAACGATTTAACCTCTGCCTCTAAATCTGCTTCCTCCAAAAACTCAAAGGCATTTGGTGTTGCAGGTGGTGCTGCCGGTGCAGCCGGTGGCGCTGGTCTTGCTGATACTGATCGTGCTTCCTCTGCCAAACAACACTCTAACAGAGAATCATCTTACTTAGAAAGTCCAACTCCAAGTGAAGATGCCGGTGCCACTTTGCCTGATACTATCCCAACCTCCAAGAACTACAATTCTCGTTATGATAAAAACGATAAACCTGTAAAATCTGCTGCCCAGTCTGAAGCCAGCCCTTCCGCTTCTGGAAATGGTGACGGTGGTGACATTGCTGGCGGTGCTGTCGGCGGTGGTGCGGCTGGTGGTCTAGATGGGCTAGCTGCAGGTGCTGCTGGCGACCTGAAATCTGGTAAGGTTACAAAAGAGTCTGGTGATGTCGGTAAGGATCTAAAAAAGGATGTCGGCTCTGATTTGAAATCTGGTAAGTTGCCTAAGGGTGCTGATGTTGgcaaagatttgaaaaaggatCTTCCAGAggatcttccaaaggatcttccaaaggatcttccaaaggatcttccaaaggatcttccaaaggatcttccaaaggatcttccaaaggatcttccaaaggatcttccaaaggatcttccaaaggatcttccaaaggatcttccaaaggatcttccaaaggatcTCCCAAAGGATCTCCCAAAGGATCTCCCAAAGGATCTTCCTAAggatcttccaaaggaCCTTCCAAAGGACATTGGTTCTGAATTGCATTCTGGTGGCAAATCTCAAGCAGGTGGTGAGAGTGGTGCTTCTGGTGCCTTCGGTAATGTTGCTCAACAAGGTGGTAAGGATGCCACTCAGAATCCATCTGTTAGTGACGCCATGAAGACCTTGGACCcagctgctgttgctggTTCTGTTGGTAACATTTCTAAGGACCCCTCTGCTGCTCCACAAGAGGTTGGTAACTTGGCTCAGCAGGGTGCTCCTGTTGTCTCTGCTGCGGGCGCTTCTTTGGGTAAACACGGTTCTTCTCGTGGTGCTGCGCAAGGCGGCAAGTCTACTTCTGGTCTTCCTCCTGAAGGCGGTCATGGCGGTAAACATGCTTCCGGCTATAATGCTAATGAGGGCACTCATGGCGCCGGTGAAGGTGCATACACAGGTAGCGATAAGCACGCTGCTTCTCGTAAcggtgctggtggtgctggttTCGAAGATGGTGGAGTCTACGATACtaaagaaaatattgatGACAGTAGATATGCTGGTGGTTCCAATGGTGCCACTCACGGAGCTTATGGTGCCGGTGGTGCCGACCCAGAGTCCCCTGCTGCTCAACAATTTGGTCGTGACGTACACTCTTCTAAGTCTGGCAAAACCTTCGGTACCGCCGAGTCTAAGATTGACAATTTGACTGGTGCTGCTGAACAACCTGAGGGGACTGAGAACGTTGGTGCTGCTGGTGCTGCTGATGCAGGTATTCAGAAGACACCACAAAGAAGTGCCACCAAGCCTAAGACGGACGCTGCCCGTTCGAAGGCTGGTACTCCATCTCGTTCCAAGACCATTGGTCACTCCTCTCAGGCCAAGAAAGAGGCCGCCAATCCTAAAGCTGCCCACGCTACTGAAGCTCATAAGGGTGCTCCTAAGGATCCTAAGCAAAGATCTTCGAATCCTGAATTGAGAGCTAACCAATCAAACTCTACCCCTGAAAGCAAGGGTAAACATAAGAGCGGTTTATTGCACAGAATCATCAAGAAACTTGAATAA
- the MLO1 gene encoding Mlo1p (weakly similar to uniprot|Q04814 Saccharomyces cerevisiae YMR252C Hypothetical ORF), whose protein sequence is MTIYRMGRIWTKENFKRVSCCLAHTEIYKDIHRHTPRPTHMLRILRFRAIRPPATDLRRAADPSPYKKWFELSTGEKDVFVSTFRDIYRNRYPASGTNSKLHTLLPRTHDPYDTPSLFGIFYDDIWKVVNRTNRDNHRFSDKSFRGLLVRRHT, encoded by the coding sequence ATGACAATATATAGGATGGGAAGAATATGGACGAAAGAAAACTTCAAAAGAGTTTCATGTTGTCTAGCACATACAGAAATATACAAGGACATACACAGACATACACCACGACCAACCCATATGCTTAGAATACTAAGATTCAGGGCAATCCGTCCACCAGCCACAGATTTAAGAAGAGCTGCCGATCCTTCGCCCTACAAAAAATGGTTCGAATTGTCAACGGGTGAAAAAGACGTCTTTGTATCCACTTTTAGAGATATCTACAGAAATAGGTACCCTGCCTCTGGTACAAATTCTAAGCTTCATACACTTCTGCCAAGAACCCACGACCCGTATGATACTCCATCTCTGTTTGGCATCTTCTACGACGATATATGGAAAGTTGTCAACAGGACCAACAGAGATAACCATAGATTCAGCGATAAATCATTTAGGGGTCTTTTAGTGCGCAGGCACACTTAA
- a CDS encoding uncharacterized protein (similar to uniprot|Q04835 Saccharomyces cerevisiae YMR253C Protein of unknown function green fluorescent protein (GFP)-fusion protein localizes to the cytoplasm in a punctate pattern), producing the protein MDKAPDASFENLPSSSHEEPLPEYQGSLQRFSQDYLKPNLGLVYLIAAQLFNSLMVVSTKVLETDKTIDPNTGDPLKPIKPLQILLSRMSITYAGALLYMLINRRSIPDAPFGAPGLRIWLFLRGAVGFFGVFGLYFSLMYLTVSDAVLITFLTPTVTVVLAALILKERFTRAEAVGTLVSLLGVVLIVRPSFLFGQPDDPDNSPAESADPAKRLLATLVGLLGVLGASTVYIVLRYIGDRAHAIISVAYFSLTVTIVSSIGILVIPSMQFSWPHGSRQWFLLINLGVCGFIFQLLLTMGIQRERAGRGSAMSYTQLVYAVIWDVMLWHHWPSMWSWLGMLVIVGATVAVARYKSKEPIPELPLEESMELEDI; encoded by the coding sequence ATGGATAAGGCACCAGACGCgagttttgaaaatttaccGTCATCCTCCCATGAAGAACCTTTACCGGAATATCAAGGTTCCCTTCAGCGGTTCTCACAGGACTATCTGAAACCCAATCTGGGGTTGGTCTATTTAATAGCCGCACAGTTGTTCAATTCGTTGATGGTTGTTTCCACAAAAGTGTTAGAAACCGATAAGACCATTGATCCTAATACCGGAGACCCCTTGAAGCCCATTAAACCGTTACAAATCCTTTTGTCACGTATGAGTATAACTTATGCAGGTGCTCTATTATACATGTTAATCAATAGACGTTCAATACCAGATGCACCATTTGGAGCTCCTGGATTAAGGATTTGGTTATTCTTAAGAGGTGCTGTCGGATTTTTCGGTGTATTTGGACtgtatttttcattaatgtACCTAACGGTCAGCGATGCTGTTCTGATTACATTTTTAACTCCGACCGTAACTGTAGTGTTAGCAGCTTTGATCCTAAAGGAAAGATTCACCAGGGCTGAAGCCGTCGGAACACTCGTATCACTGTTAGGTGTCGTATTGATTGTAAGACCTTCTTTCCTCTTTGGACAACCCGATGATCCTGATAATTCACCTGCAGAATCTGCAGATCCAGCTAAAAGACTCTTAGCTACATTGGTTGGATTACTAGGTGTATTAGGTGCAAGTACGGTTTACATCGTGCTTAGATATATCGGTGATAGGGCCCATGCTATTATAAGTGTTGcatatttttcattgaCGGTTACTATTGTATCAAGTATCGGCATTTTAGTAATACCGTCAATGCAATTTAGCTGGCCTCATGGTTCTCGTCAATGGTTTCTCCTGATAAATTTAGGGGTTTGTGgattcattttccaacTTTTATTAACGATGGGAAttcaaagagaaagagcGGGACGCGGTTCCGCTATGTCGTATACCCAACTAGTATACGCAGTGATATGGGATGTCATGTTATGGCATCACTGGCCAAGTATGTGGTCATGGTTAGGTATGCTAGTCATTGTTGGTGCAACCGTTGCAGTTGCACGCTATAAGTCTAAGGAACCAATTCCTGAACTTCCATTAGAAGAATCAATGGAGTTAGAAGACATTTAA
- the GFD1 gene encoding Gfd1p (no similarity), giving the protein MVLESKWADAPDEPEPVKPKNTKKQPTSLPHNNAKKDKKKKYRHDKGNKSPERPRSQPETIHAQPKNDHPRPHTHPQTRLVFSTKDTDLKDVKVEKVERESREESPKLDLLKQRIEEQRRILEQKKHKKQQEELLQSFLHSDDKLDWDEDEEDQILEKLNKSLKV; this is encoded by the coding sequence ATGGTGTTGGAATCTAAATGGGCTGACGCCCCCGATGAACCGGAGCCAGTGAAGCCAAAGAATACCAAGAAACAGCCAACATCACTCCCCCATAACAATGCAAAGAAagataagaagaagaaataccGTCATGATAAGGGTAACAAGAGTCCTGAAAGACCACGTAGTCAACCAGAAACCATTCATGCGCAACCCAAGAATGATCATCCACGTCCCCATACTCATCCCCAAACGCGGCTGGTGTTCAGTACCAAGGATACCGATTTGAAAGACgttaaagtggaaaaagTAGAACGAGAATCAAGGGAAGAATCACCCAAATTAGATCTCTTAAAGCAGCGTATTGAAGAACAGAGACGTATCCTTGAGCAGAAAAAGCACAAGAAACAACAAGAGGAGCTTCTACAGAGCTTCCTTCACAGTGATGATAAGTTGGATTGGGACGAAGATGAGGAggatcaaattcttgaaaaattaaacaaGTCATTAAAAGTATGA
- the AIM39 gene encoding Aim39p (similar to uniprot|Q05667 Saccharomyces cerevisiae YOL053W Hypothetical ORF) encodes MQNGYSVSIQHYTAKTTAMKTLKIWRPIFQRWLGKKGPVDPRYVFSRPPNNKGQDGTHFFTNPQDDNGGDNSGAEGIGEAIAKQRRQKRTRFAYNLFWVSIAGVLGYSIGYKVIYKKEQSFLPLMPASRVHKLNDRDARRIGIDKIRVLSRLKVLEQLSQHEMIKEQYGVPLLNVNTHETPNVDELTVWCEDSDPCVTGLVLEPDDGRPTIHNWYRLPYVFKWRLTHRPINIHKTINDISQNLGLTLSDVFQIITPEKVYGSFKYEYPLTSDDHYTKIWFLGEMKLGDDSLIIYKGKFHRDVTLEQIHLLRRENGKLIRYILYKNE; translated from the coding sequence ATGCAGAATGGATATAGCGTTTCTATTCAACATTATACAGCAAAAACGACGGCCATGAAAAcgttaaagatttggagACCAATATTCCAACGTTGGTTGGGTAAGAAGGGTCCTGTCGATCCTCGATACGTTTTTTCAAGGCCACCTAATAATAAGGGACAAGATGGTACCCATTTCTTTACAAATCCCcaagatgataatggtgGCGATAACAGTGGTGCAGAAGGTATAGGAGAAGCAATAGCTAAACAGAGAAGACAGAAACGTACTAGATTTGCATACAACTTATTTTGGGTCAGCATAGCGGGGGTATTGGGATATTCAATTGGATACAAAGTCATTTATAAGAAAGAACAGAGTTTCCTACCACTGATGCCAGCTTCAAGAGTGCACAAGTTAAATGATCGTGATGCAAGGCGTATAGGGATTGATAAAATAAGAGTTCTATCACGTTTGAAGGTTTTGGAACAACTGTCACAGCATGAAATGATTAAGGAACAGTATGGAGTACCATTGCTAAATGTAAATACTCATGAGACTCCCAACGTTGATGAATTAACCGTGTGGTGTGAAGACTCTGATCCGTGTGTTACAGGATTAGTATTAGAGCCCGATGACGGCAGACCTACCATACATAATTGGTATCGATTACCATACGTTTTCAAATGGAGACTGACCCATAGGCCTATTAATATCCATAAAACTATAAACGATATTTCACAAAACTTGGGGCTAACGCTATCAGAcgttttccaaataattACACCAGAGAAAGTTTATGGTTCATTCAAATACGAATATCCATTAACTAGCGACGATCATTACACAAAAATTTGGTTCCTGGGGGAAATGAAACTAGGCGACGATTCACTAATAATATACAAGGGTAAATTCCATCGTGATGTTACTTTAGAACAAATCCATCTATTAAGAAGAGAGAATGGTAAACTAATCCGCTATATTTTATataaaaatgaataa
- the COX7 gene encoding cytochrome c oxidase subunit VII (no similarity), translated as MANRVIELQKIFQGSGKPLWWRHPRSAFYLWPFYGIFTVALVAPFLYMPNAVRGIKAK; from the coding sequence ATGGCTAATAGAGTGATTGAGttacaaaagattttcCAAGGTTCCGGTAAACCTCTTTGGTGGAGACACCCAAGATCTGCCTTCTACTTGTGGCCATTTTACGGTATCTTTACCGTTGCTCTTGTAGCACCATTTTTGTACATGCCTAATGCTGTTAGAGGTATCAAGGCCAAATAA